The Pseudomonas sp. SCA2728.1_7 DNA segment GGCGATTGTACTGCATCACGAAGGATGCGATTCACTCTTGGGACGGACTGTTGCTTTCTATGGGTGAAGCGCGTCGGCAAAGGGTGTTGGTCAAGTCTATCGATCAACAACGGGCGATCTTGAGCGAAGGGCGGTAGAATCAGCGCACTTCAGTTATCCACAAGTGGCCGACCCTTGCTAATCGAGTCCCGCCGCCGCGCCTATTTGAACGCCATGCAGGTGGTCAACTGGCTGCCGCGCACCGAATTGCCCTTCGCCGCACCCTCGCGGCCCGAGCTGCTGGACATGCCCGAGCCCGAGGTAGAGGCTCCGGTTGTTCTCGCGCCTCAGGTCGAAACGCCCGCGCAGCCTGCCGCTCGTCCGGTCGAACGGCCGAAGATCGAAGTGCCGCGTCCGTCGTTGGCCAGCACCCGGACCAACGCCAAACCGGTGGAAGAGGCCGACAACACGCCAGTGGTCGCCAAACCGGCACCGGTGCCGCCACCGCGTTTCGCCCTGCAACTGCTGCGCGCCGGGCGGTGCCTGCTGCTGGTCGAGTTACCCACAGGCGAACCGTTCCAGAGCCGCGATCCGGCTTATCTGTTGCTCAAAGATATGTTGCGTGCCGCCGGTCTGCCGGATGCACCGCAAATTGTCGGCGAGCCGGTGCGTTGGCCATGGCTCAATCGCGGCACTATGGATCAGGGCCCGGAAGCGGCGCGTGACTTTGTGCAGGGTTTCCTTTCCGTGCAAATGGAAGCCGCTCCGTGTGCCTGTCTGTGGCTGATCGGCCTGCCGGCCGTGCGTTTTGCTGGTGAAGCGGATGCCGAAGCGTTCAATCGTGAATTGCAGATCGAAGGTCTGGGCCCGGCCTGGGCCATTCCCGGTCTGGAATTGTTAATGGAAGAGCCACAGCGCAAGGCCGCTGTGTGGCAAGCCATGCGTCGGCTGATGGCGCGCTGGAAAGAATCGAATGAGTGACGCTGTATCGTTCCGCCCGATGACCGAGGCGGATCTGGAAACCGTGCTGAAAATCGAGTACGCCGCTTACAGTCATCCGTGGACTCGCGGGATTTTTCTCGACGGCCTGGGCAAGTACCAGATCTGGCTGATGTTCGAAGGTGAGCAGCAGGTTGGCCACGGCGTGGTGCAGATCATTCTGGATGAGGCGCATCTGCTCAATATCACCGTCAAACCGGAAAATCAGGGGCGCGGGCTGGGGCTGACGTTGCTCGAGCACTTGATGTCGCGGGCGTATGCGGCTTCGGCGCGGGAATGTTTTCTGGAAGTGCGCGACAGCAATACGGGCGCGTTCAAGTTGTATGAGCGTTATGGCTTCAACGAGATTGGCCGGCGTCGGGATTATTATCCGGCGGTGGGTGGGCGTGAAGATGCCGTGGTCATGGCCTGCACTCTGGTCGATTAAACCTTAAAAGCATCGTCGGAACGCCGCCCGGAGCAGGCTCACTCCTACAATTTGGAATGCGTTCCCTTGTAGGAGTGAGCCTGCTCGCGATAGCTATTTACCAACCGACACAGATCAGAGGTTACCATCCAGCGGTTCACGCCGCGCCAGCTCCGCCTCATCCAGCCCATTGCCACCGCCAATGTCATCCTCATCGACAATGCTCAAATCCCAATCCGCCTGATTGCCTTCCCCGGCCTCTTCGGCATCCCGCGCGCCATCTTCAAGAATCAGCGTTTCCGGGCTCATGTCGTCGTCAGTCGGCTCATGATCACCGACTGAAGCCCCGGTCATCCCGGCCTCGCGCACCCGTTCACGCGGCATCAACTGCTCGCGTTCACGTTCGGGAATCTCATCACCGATTTTCGCGCTCGGTTCGTCTTCATCGAAATCCAGTTCATGCACCGAACCCATGCGGTCTTCGTTATCATCGATGGGCTCTGGTTGCACCGCATCGTAAGGGCGTCGTGAATCAGTCATGGCAATTCCTCATACTGTGGGCCTTACTTAGGTGGACTCACCGGGCACACGAGAATTCCAATGAAATCACTTGCGATGGCGGCGTGACCCCGACGGGTGGTCGTCTGTCATACCAGCGCATCTTTCTTGAGGCCTTACAGCATGCATGACTTACAAGACCTGATTGATAACAACGAGCGTTGGGCTGACGCGATCACCAAGGAAGACCCGGATTTCTTCGCCAAACTGGCACGCCAGCAAACGCCGGAATATCTGTGGATCGGTTGTTCGGACGCACGCGTGCCGGCCAACGAAATCGTCGGCATGTTGCCGGGCGATCTGTTCGTGCACCGCAACGTCGCCAACGTCGTGCTGCACACCGACCTCAATTGCCTGTCGGTGATCCAGTACGCGGTCGACGTGCTCAAGGTCAAACACATCCTTGTCACCGGCCACTACGGCTGCGGCGGTGTGCGCGCCTCGATGCAGGACCGGCAGTTCGGTCTGATCGACGGCTGGCTGCGTTCGATCCGTGATCTGTATTACGAAAAACGTGAAGAACTGGCCAAGTTGCCGACCGAAGAGGAGCAGGTTGATCGCATGTGCGAACTCAACGTGATCCAGCAAGTGGCCAACGTCGCCCACACCAGCATCATCCAGAACGCCTGGCATCGCGGGCAGAGCCTGTCGATCCACGGTTGCATCTACGGCATCAAGGATGGCCGCTGGAAAAGTCTCAACACCACCATCAGTGGCTTCGAGCAATTGCCGCCGCAGTATCGTTTGCGGCCGGTCGGCGCGTTGTAAGCCGCTTTTCAGCGCACCTTTCAGCGCAATCTGGAATGCCGCCAGCGCTGTAGAAAGTGGTGGCCTTCGAGGCTGGGTGGTTCGTCGAAACCGGTGATCCACCCGCGGCAACGTGAGGAACCGCAACCGCAGGCGAACTGGTGCAAGAGTTTGTCTTCGGTGGCGGCGTAGTCCATGGTCAACCGTTCCCCCCTGTGGATATCTTTCAGCGCCCACAGCCATAACTCGCTCATGTCGAGAAATACGTTGGGGTCGCAGGCGTGTTCGATCAATCCACAGAAGCGCGGGTCGTAAATGTGGATCCCCGTCAGCAATTGTCGAGTCTGTCGGCAACGATAGGGCAGCAATTGCCCAGACACCCGGCACATCCGGTGGGTGTGCAGAAACTCGCGCCGCGCCGCGACCGCCGTTGGGGTGCCGTGCTCATCCTGGATGATTTCGAAATCGACGCTCGCTGGAAACCCCAGCCGTACGGGCAGACCGGCGAAAGGATAAATGCCTTCAGTATCGCGTGACGCCGATTGCGCCATGGCGTGGATATTCATATCAGTCCTTGTCGCAAGGCTTTGCGACTTCCTTGGGTTGACGTCCTGTCACTACTGCAACGCTGCTGCTTGGATCCAATCGTGTCCTATTAGGTATAGCGGGTCTACTGTCAGATCTGACAGGCGATTTAGACGCTTTCCCGCGTCAGCATTGGCTGACACGGGAACGCTTCAAGCGGTTATAGGTGCGGGGCAGGGACGGCGGCGGCTGGCAACGGTGCTTGCAATTGCTTCAGTTGAGCCTTGATCGGGGTGGTGGAGCACTTGGCGGTGGCTTGTTCCGGGGTCAGATTACGGATCGAGGTGTAGAACAGCTCGCAGGTTTTGACTTTCTGCGTGACCTGCCACGTCTGTGTGCAACTGCTGAGGGTAGCCTGGGCATCGCTGCCCGGTTTGCTGCCCATCCCGGCCTGCCAGCAGGCCGCGCTCAAATCCTGACCCATGACTTTCAGGCCTGCTGCATCGGCCTTGGCCTGGGCATCATCGCCGGTGTAGCTCTTCGGGTCAGCGGCGTACCAGATATAACTCGGGTGGTTGGAACCCAGCACCGGCACTTTCACGCCTTCGCTTGGGCTGATCGTCGCCAGGCCCAAGACATTCACGGTTGGCCCATATTGCTGCTTGATCCAGTTACGCACCGGCGCGCCAAACGCGACCATCGGCAGCGTCGTGCCGCTGGCGGTCTGGCTGAACTGTTTGACCAGCGTGGTCTGGTAGTCCTTGAAGTAGTCATACACGCCTTCCAGATCACTGCCAGCATTGGACGGCGCAGCGATCGGAGCGATATCGATGATGGTTTGATAGGCCGGTGTCTGCTCGGCAGGAATGCCATTGTCAGTCAGCAGCGTCGCCCAGCGATCGGTGGTATTCGAACGCAGATAATCCTGCGCCTGGGTCAGCGAATAATCCGGCGGGAAGTGCAGCAGTTCGACACTTTTACGGTTCTCCAGGGCCATGCCCAGTGGCAGGAACAGATACCAGCTGTAGGCCCATTTGCCGTCGGCGTTGAGTTTGCTGGCGCCGGTGTAGGCCAGATCCCCCGCATCCAGCAGCGCCGACAGCGGTTTGTCGTAATCCTTCGGCACGCCGGTGATTTCGGCGTAGAGCTGGCCGTTGTCGGTTTTTACCAACACCTTGGCATCGGCATAACCATCGCGTTGCACGCTCTGGTTCAGGTAATGGGCGACGGTCTGTTCCAGCGTCCAGTTGCGGAAACAGATGACGTTGCAGTTGTTGGGGTAAGCGAAGAGGCGGGTGACGCGTTCGGTGCTGCCCAGTTTCAAGTCGACATCGGCGTGGGCGGCCGCGCTCAGCGTGAGTGCGGTAAGAGCCAGTGCAACGGGGGTAAGTCCTGCGAGTTTGAACATGCTCAGATCCTTTTCAGCGTCGGTTCCCCGCGTTTCGGGGGCGGCTCATAGTGGAGCAGCCGCGTTTGACAGAGAAGCCGTCATCGGCAGAATTTTGCGCAAACTCGCAGGGCTGGTTTTCAAGCCTGAAAATGCAGGGCGTTGGTCAGATCGCCCATGGGTTTCTGGCCCCGGGCAATCATCGCTTCGTCACGTTGTTTAAGGCCGTCGAGGGTCTCCAACTGGAAGACCCGAGTGATCAGCCGCAGGATCGACGCGGTGTCGTAGACCGTGTGATCCACCGTACCTTTGCGCGCGAACGGCGACACCACCAGCGCCGGCACGCGTGACCCCGGGCCCCAGCGGTCGCCCTTGGGCGGTGCGACGTGGTCCCACCAGCCGCCGTTCTCGTCGACCGTGACGATCACCACCATGTTTTGCCATTGCGGACTTTCACGCAGCACTTTCAACGCACGCACAATGTGCCGATCCCCGGACGCCACATCGGCGTAACCGGCGTGCATGTTCAGGTTGCCCTGGGGCTTGTAGAAACTCACCGCCGGCAACTTGCCCGCTTCGGCATCGGCGAAGAACTTGTTGCTGCTCGATTCATCACCCAAGCCAGCATCACGCAGACGCTTGTTGCGCTCATCGGGGTTCTCCGGACCTTGCTGCTTGAAGTAGTTGAACGGCTGGTGGTGATACTGAAAATTCGGAATCTTCGGGATGCCGCCGGAGTCCTTGTACTGCTCCAGCGTCGCCTGCCACGCACCGGCGTACCACGCCCAATCGATATTGTTTTTCGACAGCTTGTCGCCGATGTGCTCGTGTGTCTGCGGCACCATGACGTTGGGCAGATCCGCTTTGGAATACGCCGGGCGCTCAGGGTCGCGAATCCAGGTGGGCCAGTAGGGCGGGGCGAGGGTGTTGACGCCGAAGCCATCCGGAGTCAGCGCACTCGGCCCGAACTGCGGCGGGCCGGTCATGGCGCTGGCCGGCGATGCGTCCAGCGGCTTGAGGCGCGGGTCGCTCGGATCATCACTTTGCAGCGCGGCGATCTGTGATTTGGCGACGGAGTTGGCCGCGTCCGGATAGAACGGCGCGGTGGCGCTGATCAGGTATTGATGGTTGAGGAACGAGCCACCGAAGGCGCCCTGAAAGAAGTTGTCACACAGCACGAACTCCCGAGCAACGTCCCACAGGCGTAGGGAATAACGGCTCTGCGCGTAGTGGCCCATGGTCAAGCCACCGGAATCGGCCCAGGCAACGAAGCCATCATTCTTGCCGCCATTGATCTGCATCTGGTTCTGATAGAACACGTGCCATAAATCGCGGGTGACCAGGCCAAATGGCAAATCTTCAGCGTTCGGGCCTTTGAGGGCGAACGGTGCATTGGCCAGGTTTTGCTGAAACTGCATGGCGCTGGGGTAGGTCACGCCATCGAGAGTTTGCGGGCCGATCTGCAGAACGCCGCCCCAGACGGGCGGCAGGGTTTGCAGCAGCGAGCCGTCGCGGTCACGTTGTTGATAGTCGCCGGGCTTGAGCGCTGCCAGCGGTTTTTCGACACCGGGGAAATCACCGAACAGGTTGTTGAAGCTGCGGTTTTCGGCGTAGATCACCACCACGGTTTTCACTTGGTCGCGCAGGGCCTTGTCCAGCTCGGCGGGCGTCAGCGGGTGCTCGGCCGGTTTGCCCGGTTGATCGCTGGCGCTGCCACACCCGGCCAGCGTGGCACCGACACCGAGCACCGCGACGCCGCCGAGGAAGCGGCGGCGACTGGTGTCGGTAGGGTGATTGGATTCCGGTGCATCAGTGCCGTCTGTGTCGTCTTTCATCTGTCAGCCCGTTCTTGCTTAATTGTTTCAGTATGTTTCGGGCGGACGCTAGCAAGTGAATGTGACGGATGGATGACAAGCGGCACTGGCGCTGCTTGCCTAGGCGGGCATGAGTTGGCTGAGCGAAAAACCGAGTCTGCTGGCTGCCGTGATCGCGGTCATGACCACCAGAAAGAGCAATTGCAGCGGACTGAAGTGCGCCCAGTGCAGTGCGGTCAGCCAAGGACGGCGGCTGCTCAGCTGCGGATCGAGCGAACCGATACGGCGTTTGTGCACCAGCCCGATCAGCAGCGTGCCGACATAAGTGAGCGCGCCCAGCGGCCCGAGCATCAGCGAAAACAACAGCAGCATCACCACCTGCGGAACCCCGTGGCGTATCACCAGCCAGCGCGTGTCAGGGTTCCATTTGCGCGGAATCAGTCCCTCGGTGAGCCACAGATCCGGCACGATCACGTGGGCCGTGAGCACCACCCACCAACTCAATGCAAAGCGAAAAAACCATACCGGTACGCAGGCAAAGATCATCGGAATGAAGATCAGATTGGCGGCATCTCTTTTCTCGAGGCCCAGATAAAACAGGCACAGCGCCAAGGCAATGGCCGCCCACACGCGTACCCAGGTTTCGGCAGCGATGGGCCGTGGAAAAAAACGCCGCCAGTAAAAAGCATCGGCATAGGGCAAACGTGCGAGCAGTTCGGGGAAACGCCACGTGAGTTTTTCCGACAAGTCATGGCAGGCCTGCCATTCATTCTGGCCAAAGCCGTCGATGATCTTCTTCTGCTGCCGGGGCTTGAGCGGATTGATCAATAGATGCGCCGCTTGCACGTCGGCCGCCCAGGTGCGGTCGCTTGCAGCCTTGGCGCGCAGATTGTCGTAGAAACTTTCCTGATTGCAGCGTTCGATCAAGGTGTCCCAGAGCCAGTCCGGTTGCGGGTGCAGGCCTTTGTTGTGATCCCAGCCGAACAGTTGGCCGATG contains these protein-coding regions:
- a CDS encoding energy transducer TonB, whose amino-acid sequence is MQVVNWLPRTELPFAAPSRPELLDMPEPEVEAPVVLAPQVETPAQPAARPVERPKIEVPRPSLASTRTNAKPVEEADNTPVVAKPAPVPPPRFALQLLRAGRCLLLVELPTGEPFQSRDPAYLLLKDMLRAAGLPDAPQIVGEPVRWPWLNRGTMDQGPEAARDFVQGFLSVQMEAAPCACLWLIGLPAVRFAGEADAEAFNRELQIEGLGPAWAIPGLELLMEEPQRKAAVWQAMRRLMARWKESNE
- the rimI gene encoding ribosomal protein S18-alanine N-acetyltransferase, with translation MSDAVSFRPMTEADLETVLKIEYAAYSHPWTRGIFLDGLGKYQIWLMFEGEQQVGHGVVQIILDEAHLLNITVKPENQGRGLGLTLLEHLMSRAYAASARECFLEVRDSNTGAFKLYERYGFNEIGRRRDYYPAVGGREDAVVMACTLVD
- a CDS encoding serine kinase/phosphatase encodes the protein MTDSRRPYDAVQPEPIDDNEDRMGSVHELDFDEDEPSAKIGDEIPEREREQLMPRERVREAGMTGASVGDHEPTDDDMSPETLILEDGARDAEEAGEGNQADWDLSIVDEDDIGGGNGLDEAELARREPLDGNL
- the can gene encoding carbonate dehydratase; its protein translation is MHDLQDLIDNNERWADAITKEDPDFFAKLARQQTPEYLWIGCSDARVPANEIVGMLPGDLFVHRNVANVVLHTDLNCLSVIQYAVDVLKVKHILVTGHYGCGGVRASMQDRQFGLIDGWLRSIRDLYYEKREELAKLPTEEEQVDRMCELNVIQQVANVAHTSIIQNAWHRGQSLSIHGCIYGIKDGRWKSLNTTISGFEQLPPQYRLRPVGAL
- a CDS encoding SET domain-containing protein-lysine N-methyltransferase gives rise to the protein MNIHAMAQSASRDTEGIYPFAGLPVRLGFPASVDFEIIQDEHGTPTAVAARREFLHTHRMCRVSGQLLPYRCRQTRQLLTGIHIYDPRFCGLIEHACDPNVFLDMSELWLWALKDIHRGERLTMDYAATEDKLLHQFACGCGSSRCRGWITGFDEPPSLEGHHFLQRWRHSRLR
- the acpA gene encoding acid phosphatase, coding for MKDDTDGTDAPESNHPTDTSRRRFLGGVAVLGVGATLAGCGSASDQPGKPAEHPLTPAELDKALRDQVKTVVVIYAENRSFNNLFGDFPGVEKPLAALKPGDYQQRDRDGSLLQTLPPVWGGVLQIGPQTLDGVTYPSAMQFQQNLANAPFALKGPNAEDLPFGLVTRDLWHVFYQNQMQINGGKNDGFVAWADSGGLTMGHYAQSRYSLRLWDVAREFVLCDNFFQGAFGGSFLNHQYLISATAPFYPDAANSVAKSQIAALQSDDPSDPRLKPLDASPASAMTGPPQFGPSALTPDGFGVNTLAPPYWPTWIRDPERPAYSKADLPNVMVPQTHEHIGDKLSKNNIDWAWYAGAWQATLEQYKDSGGIPKIPNFQYHHQPFNYFKQQGPENPDERNKRLRDAGLGDESSSNKFFADAEAGKLPAVSFYKPQGNLNMHAGYADVASGDRHIVRALKVLRESPQWQNMVVIVTVDENGGWWDHVAPPKGDRWGPGSRVPALVVSPFARKGTVDHTVYDTASILRLITRVFQLETLDGLKQRDEAMIARGQKPMGDLTNALHFQA
- a CDS encoding J domain-containing protein: MDCWSVLHLHDDAETRDIKRAYARLLKTFRPDEDAEGFQRLREAYEQALAIARWRVENAEPADEEDVAVATASSAFAALALDAALANKHSHRQNPSWDFADLDVPPVTPAAPEPFAPPAKDDVLPVEPLTAAPDTEAYALEAQAARQLLEGLSPENLDERWDQAQQQGCAKAFERLLLQLCFEQPQLRSPVLNWAVEQLGWLGPWQDVLINDRQREVLAENLMADYQNVLRALLESQSEREFLNVLKRYSAQPWLQVFDRREQWQQTLLHLLNDTEWSVPLFDRIGQLFGWDHNKGLHPQPDWLWDTLIERCNQESFYDNLRAKAASDRTWAADVQAAHLLINPLKPRQQKKIIDGFGQNEWQACHDLSEKLTWRFPELLARLPYADAFYWRRFFPRPIAAETWVRVWAAIALALCLFYLGLEKRDAANLIFIPMIFACVPVWFFRFALSWWVVLTAHVIVPDLWLTEGLIPRKWNPDTRWLVIRHGVPQVVMLLLFSLMLGPLGALTYVGTLLIGLVHKRRIGSLDPQLSSRRPWLTALHWAHFSPLQLLFLVVMTAITAASRLGFSLSQLMPA